A DNA window from uncultured Methanoregula sp. contains the following coding sequences:
- a CDS encoding nucleotidyltransferase family protein, producing MDALALLRQHEPELKKRFGVAKIGIFGSFVRGEERPESDVDVLVTFRKGEETFDNYMDCKFYLEDLYGRKVDLVMNGAIKKRLKPYILGEVVYA from the coding sequence ATGGACGCTCTCGCTCTCCTCCGGCAGCACGAACCGGAACTCAAAAAGAGATTCGGTGTTGCGAAGATCGGTATCTTCGGCTCATTCGTTCGCGGAGAGGAGCGGCCGGAGAGCGATGTGGATGTCCTCGTGACGTTCCGCAAGGGAGAGGAGACGTTCGACAATTACATGGACTGCAAATTCTATCTCGAAGATCTCTACGGACGCAAGGTCGACCTCGTCATGAACGGGGCCATCAAGAAGCGGCTGAAACCATACATACTTGGAGAAGTCGTGTATGCATAG
- a CDS encoding ATP-binding protein yields MSNSLINSLKNKIGAFLIKDNIDIEMYAEIPLLIIAGPTIGIDIHKKNEIGKLTPEEEEGLKILARTIGKSLEELTNSIEAVLRSNSRDDIQKLFDKIEKLEQNSDDIHREFSRIRNLLNPTILISPKEFELRTENRSLLKSSFLTFVGRNPELSVLREFLNDERKSFCLIHGKGGSGKTRLALEFAKETTVHDKKWDVFFLDRFKSFTNINIEKNTLVILDETSRYQYKPSLYSYIANFRRKGILLKLVLIDRSIFKSTLSAELKEFDVDFTEIRVANADIKTAIIQNFEIPEYNAGLIERSCAENFIFAEIIVTYFRDTGEIDLQNAVEYRISKYVKDLNLKNDGKYDVASINKILQFLSIVHELDPENDKELLKQFEKTNKRTYDTLKELLLESDNDEYIESDLIVFSERGTFSIIFDPLSDYFVYRFLKENNQRQEQFKKKIVELLKYKPYFITQNFLNFSDGEKWFLIDDNDLIFIREIISTIWDYLNSNPGISPEYFEAIRNLSAYNLAIDPSLNSKANYLIWEKSYEQIVSLNQSTYIETTAEYARCLFNAAYWKKDEKELYDVQQKIKQLAETAKSEVIIEIYAKYLVNCFVWIKQICRKEVNSNFSSEILKLHNENLDSETITIEYVKFLANRLRFNQCNVNWDKINEEIEEIEVAYEKFNDEPIRILFSNYLSRVSYLLSPSKSSKDIEEIHEKIQNFFYDSAESKFIGEYLAESFFNLSYHYTFNKKWDLQTNAILKICELFENHYEINQMSPTFSIGFQDLFKFLQKERNPTRICTILHQIKEIAGYRKYSSFISVLYLNCIFNALILFTKKKQSGYQKKIMRELGNLYPFIEDNQELVQVYAVALHQTFVYYNKNKIRWNEKGEILINMKKAANRYPDSAEISGCYIDSLFNMFFSKGRTDLPHQYFYDLYQIRNLIPIEVENREKMIMEIEEYNDRYQKIC; encoded by the coding sequence ATGAGCAATTCACTCATAAATTCTCTTAAAAATAAAATCGGGGCTTTTTTAATAAAAGATAATATTGATATCGAAATGTATGCTGAAATTCCTCTATTGATTATTGCAGGACCAACTATCGGAATTGATATTCATAAAAAAAATGAAATCGGTAAGTTAACTCCTGAAGAGGAAGAAGGACTTAAAATATTAGCGCGAACGATAGGAAAATCACTTGAGGAACTAACGAACTCAATTGAAGCAGTGTTAAGAAGTAATTCACGAGATGACATTCAGAAACTTTTTGATAAAATTGAAAAACTTGAACAAAACTCTGATGATATACACCGTGAATTTTCAAGGATTCGCAATTTGTTAAATCCGACAATTTTAATCTCTCCCAAAGAATTTGAATTAAGAACTGAGAATAGAAGTTTGCTTAAAAGTTCGTTTTTAACATTCGTTGGACGAAATCCTGAATTAAGTGTTCTCCGTGAATTTTTAAATGACGAAAGAAAATCTTTTTGTTTGATTCATGGAAAAGGCGGATCTGGAAAAACAAGGCTTGCCTTAGAATTTGCCAAAGAAACTACTGTTCATGATAAAAAATGGGATGTATTTTTTCTGGACCGTTTCAAATCGTTTACCAATATCAATATCGAAAAAAATACTTTAGTCATTCTTGATGAAACGTCTCGATATCAATATAAGCCGAGTCTTTATTCTTATATAGCAAATTTTCGTCGTAAAGGTATTTTGCTTAAGCTAGTTCTAATCGATAGATCAATTTTCAAATCAACTCTATCTGCAGAATTAAAAGAGTTTGATGTAGATTTTACTGAAATCCGTGTAGCGAATGCTGATATAAAAACCGCTATAATCCAAAATTTTGAAATTCCTGAATATAATGCAGGTTTAATTGAAAGATCATGTGCTGAAAATTTTATTTTTGCTGAGATTATAGTCACATATTTTAGGGATACTGGAGAGATCGATCTTCAGAATGCAGTAGAATACCGAATATCCAAATATGTAAAAGATCTCAATTTAAAAAATGACGGAAAATATGATGTTGCGTCCATAAACAAAATTTTGCAATTTTTATCTATCGTTCATGAGCTAGATCCTGAAAATGATAAGGAACTGTTAAAACAGTTTGAAAAAACAAATAAACGAACCTATGATACTTTAAAGGAATTATTGCTTGAATCGGATAACGATGAATATATTGAATCTGATTTGATAGTTTTCTCTGAACGAGGAACATTTAGTATTATTTTCGATCCGCTTTCTGATTATTTCGTCTACAGATTTTTGAAAGAAAATAATCAAAGGCAAGAACAATTCAAGAAAAAAATTGTTGAACTACTTAAATATAAACCCTACTTCATAACTCAAAATTTTTTAAATTTTTCTGACGGCGAGAAATGGTTTTTAATAGATGACAATGATTTAATTTTCATTCGAGAAATAATTTCTACAATTTGGGATTATCTAAATTCCAATCCAGGAATCTCTCCAGAATATTTTGAGGCGATAAGAAATTTGTCGGCTTACAATTTGGCAATTGATCCTTCATTGAATTCGAAAGCAAATTATTTGATTTGGGAGAAATCTTATGAACAGATCGTTAGCCTGAATCAATCGACATACATTGAAACTACTGCAGAATATGCGAGATGTCTCTTTAATGCGGCTTATTGGAAAAAGGATGAAAAGGAACTCTATGATGTCCAACAAAAAATTAAGCAATTAGCCGAAACTGCAAAATCTGAAGTGATAATAGAAATCTACGCAAAATATTTGGTCAATTGTTTTGTTTGGATCAAACAAATATGCAGAAAAGAAGTGAACTCTAATTTTTCTTCCGAAATTCTAAAACTTCATAATGAAAATCTGGATTCTGAGACAATTACAATTGAATATGTAAAATTTTTAGCGAACAGACTAAGATTTAATCAATGTAATGTCAATTGGGATAAAATTAACGAGGAAATTGAGGAAATAGAAGTTGCCTATGAAAAATTTAATGACGAACCCATCCGGATTTTGTTTTCAAATTATCTTAGTCGTGTTTCTTACCTATTAAGTCCATCAAAAAGTTCGAAAGATATTGAAGAAATTCATGAAAAAATTCAGAATTTCTTTTATGATTCTGCCGAATCAAAATTTATTGGGGAATATCTGGCAGAATCTTTCTTTAATTTATCATATCATTATACTTTTAACAAGAAATGGGATTTACAAACAAATGCGATTCTGAAAATATGCGAATTGTTTGAAAATCATTATGAAATAAATCAAATGTCGCCTACATTCAGTATTGGATTTCAAGACTTGTTTAAATTTTTACAAAAAGAAAGAAATCCTACTCGAATTTGTACGATCCTCCATCAAATTAAAGAAATTGCAGGATACCGAAAATATTCATCATTTATTTCGGTCTTATACTTGAATTGCATTTTCAACGCGTTAATTTTGTTCACTAAGAAAAAACAAAGTGGATATCAAAAGAAAATCATGAGGGAGTTGGGTAATTTATATCCTTTTATTGAAGATAATCAAGAACTCGTTCAGGTTTATGCCGTCGCTTTACATCAAACATTTGTTTACTATAACAAAAATAAAATCCGATGGAATGAAAAAGGAGAGATCCTCATAAATATGAAAAAAGCAGCGAATCGATACCCCGATTCAGCGGAGATCTCTGGTTGTTATATCGATAGTCTGTTTAATATGTTTTTTTCGAAAGGAAGAACTGATCTACCTCACCAATATTTTTATGATTTGTACCAAATTCGAAATTTAATCCCAATTGAAGTTGAAAATCGAGAAAAAATGATTATGGAAATTGAAGAATACAATGATAGATATCAGAAAATTTGTTAA